From Pseudomonas sp. CCI4.2, one genomic window encodes:
- a CDS encoding DNA-3-methyladenine glycosylase I: protein MRDYKWLLEYNLNRFGSTAALEAHLPDPRSAAQLRKIGNDRYLSALAQRVFRAGLKHSLVDAKWPTFEEVFFRFDPEKVVLMGAEHLERLMQDARIIRHLGKLKSVPRNAQMILDISKEHGSFGNFIADWPVTDIVGLWKYLSKHGYQLGGMSAPSFLRMVGKDTFIPTYDMVAGLNAQGIIDRVPTSLKDLAAVQGAFNQWHAESGRPMCQLSMMLAYTVNH from the coding sequence ATGCGCGACTACAAATGGCTTCTCGAATATAACCTGAACCGCTTTGGCTCGACCGCCGCCCTCGAAGCCCATTTACCCGACCCGAGATCCGCCGCGCAATTGCGCAAAATCGGCAATGACCGTTACCTGTCGGCGTTGGCACAGAGGGTGTTCCGTGCAGGGCTCAAGCACAGCCTGGTCGATGCCAAATGGCCGACGTTCGAGGAGGTATTTTTTCGTTTTGATCCGGAAAAAGTAGTGTTGATGGGCGCTGAGCACCTTGAGCGATTAATGCAAGACGCGCGGATCATTCGGCACCTGGGCAAATTGAAGAGCGTGCCGCGTAATGCTCAGATGATTCTGGACATCAGCAAAGAACATGGCAGCTTCGGTAATTTCATCGCCGATTGGCCGGTGACCGATATCGTGGGCTTGTGGAAGTACCTGTCCAAACACGGTTACCAACTGGGCGGCATGTCGGCGCCGAGTTTCTTGCGGATGGTGGGCAAAGACACCTTCATCCCGACCTACGACATGGTGGCGGGACTCAACGCTCAGGGCATCATCGACCGCGTGCCCACCAGTCTCAAAGACTTGGCTGCGGTGCAGGGCGCCTTTAACCAGTGGCACGCCGAGAGCGGGCGGCCGATGTGTCAGCTGTCGATGATGCTGGCGTATACGGTGAATCATTGA
- a CDS encoding DUF2069 domain-containing protein gives MAKAPKVLPALEWLEPRVRLTRVVSLICFFALMLLLAGYYLIFADLHGARPWVILTIELVPLLLLLPGMLTGSARGHSWTCFVVNLYFIKGALAVYDPHRSVFGALEMLVSVAVFTSALLYVRWRFQYNRKLAGEGAV, from the coding sequence GTGGCTAAAGCACCTAAAGTCTTACCCGCGCTGGAATGGCTGGAGCCGCGGGTTCGGCTGACACGGGTTGTCAGCCTGATCTGCTTTTTTGCTCTGATGCTGCTGCTGGCCGGGTATTACCTGATCTTTGCCGACCTGCATGGCGCCCGCCCGTGGGTGATCCTGACCATTGAGCTGGTGCCGTTGCTTCTGCTGTTACCGGGCATGCTCACGGGCAGTGCACGTGGCCATTCGTGGACGTGCTTTGTGGTGAATCTGTACTTCATCAAAGGCGCATTGGCGGTCTATGACCCACACCGCAGCGTATTTGGCGCCCTGGAAATGCTCGTTAGCGTGGCAGTGTTCACCAGCGCGTTGCTGTACGTCAGGTGGCGCTTTCAGTACAACCGCAAGTTGGCGGGTGAAGGAGCGGTTTGA
- the wrbA gene encoding NAD(P)H:quinone oxidoreductase — protein sequence MSAPYILVLYYSRNGSTSEMARQIGRGIELGGMEARLRTVPAISSEIEAVAPSIPETGALYASLDDLKNCSGLALGSPTRFGNMAAPLKYFLDGTSTLWLTGALVGKPASVFTSTASLHGGQETTLMSMLLPLLHHGMLVTGLPYSEAALLETSGGGTPYGASHHAGADGKRALDPHEITLCRALGQRLAKTAVLLETPRG from the coding sequence GTGAGCGCACCCTACATTTTGGTTCTGTATTACAGCCGCAATGGCTCGACCAGCGAGATGGCTCGGCAAATCGGCCGCGGAATCGAGCTGGGCGGCATGGAGGCGCGGCTGCGCACCGTGCCGGCGATTTCTTCGGAGATAGAAGCCGTCGCACCGAGCATCCCAGAGACCGGCGCGTTGTATGCCAGCCTCGACGACCTGAAAAACTGCTCCGGATTGGCGTTAGGCAGCCCGACACGCTTCGGCAATATGGCCGCGCCGCTCAAATACTTTCTCGACGGCACCAGCACCTTGTGGCTGACCGGCGCGTTGGTCGGTAAGCCTGCCAGCGTGTTCACCTCCACCGCCAGCCTGCACGGCGGCCAGGAAACCACGTTGATGTCGATGCTGCTGCCGCTGCTGCACCACGGCATGCTCGTGACCGGCTTGCCTTACAGCGAAGCCGCCTTACTGGAAACCAGCGGCGGCGGAACGCCGTATGGCGCAAGCCACCATGCCGGTGCCGACGGCAAACGCGCACTGGACCCGCACGAAATCACCTTGTGTAGGGCCTTGGGCCAACGCTTGGCTAAAACCGCCGTACTGCTGGAGACGCCTCGTGGCTAA
- the arsC gene encoding arsenate reductase (glutaredoxin) (This arsenate reductase requires both glutathione and glutaredoxin to convert arsenate to arsenite, after which the efflux transporter formed by ArsA and ArsB can extrude the arsenite from the cell, providing resistance.) produces the protein MTDMTLYHNPRCSKSRGALELLEARGLTPTIIRYLETPPDAAQLRDLLRKLGINARALLRTGEDDYKTFNLADSSLTDEQLIAAMAAHPKLIERPILVVGEKAVIGRPPENVLEILS, from the coding sequence ATGACCGACATGACGCTTTATCACAACCCGCGCTGTTCGAAATCCCGCGGGGCGCTGGAACTGCTCGAAGCGCGCGGCCTTACGCCGACCATCATCCGTTACCTGGAAACGCCGCCGGACGCCGCGCAACTGCGCGATCTGCTGCGCAAGCTGGGCATCAACGCCCGGGCGTTACTGCGTACCGGCGAAGACGACTATAAAACCTTCAACCTGGCCGATTCCAGCCTGACAGACGAGCAGTTGATCGCGGCCATGGCAGCCCATCCCAAATTGATAGAACGGCCGATTCTGGTGGTCGGTGAAAAAGCCGTCATTGGCCGGCCGCCAGAAAACGTGCTGGAGATTCTCTCGTGA